Proteins encoded in a region of the Solirubrobacterales bacterium genome:
- a CDS encoding HIT domain-containing protein has product MANFRIWAPWRLPYVRDASKDTESECIFCTKPAENDDQANLIVARGERCFVILNLFPYTNGHLMVAPYEHLPTLQELDPDTVAEMMALTQRAMAALDGKYEPHGYNVGVNQGRVAGAGYEGHIHLHVVPRWAGDTNYMPVLADTRVMPQSLEQSYEALKGAF; this is encoded by the coding sequence GTGGCCAACTTCCGGATCTGGGCGCCGTGGCGCCTCCCTTACGTGAGGGACGCCTCGAAGGACACGGAATCGGAGTGCATCTTCTGCACCAAGCCGGCCGAGAACGATGACCAGGCGAACCTGATCGTCGCCCGCGGCGAGCGGTGCTTCGTGATCCTCAACCTGTTCCCGTACACGAACGGCCACCTGATGGTTGCCCCCTACGAGCACCTGCCCACCCTGCAGGAGCTGGACCCCGACACGGTCGCCGAGATGATGGCGCTGACGCAGCGCGCGATGGCCGCGCTAGACGGGAAGTACGAGCCGCACGGCTACAACGTCGGCGTCAACCAGGGCCGAGTTGCAGGCGCCGGATACGAGGGACACATCCACCTGCACGTCGTCCCCCGGTGGGCCGGCGACACGAACTACATGCCCGTGCTCGCCGATACGCGCGTCATGCCCCAATCGCTCGAACAGAGTTACGAGGCGCTGAAGGGCGCGTTTTGA